The Prunus persica cultivar Lovell chromosome G7, Prunus_persica_NCBIv2, whole genome shotgun sequence genome has a segment encoding these proteins:
- the LOC18770093 gene encoding glucan endo-1,3-beta-glucosidase 5 has protein sequence MGFSCLWVLLLCIIGEGLVKRVLGVGGLACNWGTRSTHPLPPTIVVKLLKDNGFSKVKLFEADPGALQALGRTGIQVMVGIPNELLAPLASSVTVAENWVSKNVSSYISRNGVDIRYVAVGNEPFLKTYKDTFLQTTFPALQNIQAALIKAGLGRQVKVTIPLNADVYQTDSGLPSGGNFRSDIHTLMMSILKFLSDNDGALTINIYPFLSLQADPDFPKEYAFFNNTSKPVVDGSISYTNVLDANFDTCIAALEKNGFSSLPVIVGEVGWPTDGDPNANIEDARRFNQGLVSRILAGQGSPKRSTPPDIYIFGLIDEDAKSIQPGNFERHWGVFNFDGSIKYSLDIGRGKALVPAKGVHYLARQWCIMAPDASPSDPNLVQSINYACSYADCTSLGYGSSCGMLDARSNASYAFNMYYQTMDQRKGACEFSNLSVTTTTDPSPTQNGQNRSCRFEIMIDLGKHEKPRRSPAAGLREHNSHIVVMVLLVLVLVSTLMI, from the exons ATGGGTTTTAGCTGCTTGTGGGTTTTATTGCTCTGCATAATTGGGGAGGGTTTGGTGAAAAGGGTCCTTGGAGTTGGTGGCCTGGCATGCAACTGGGGAACCCGTTCTACGCATCCATTGCCGCCTACTATAGTTGTCAAGCTTTTGAAGGATAATGGGTTCAGCAAAGTGAAGCTCTTTGAAGCTGATCCCGGGGCATTGCAAGCTCTTGGGAGAACTGGTATCCAGGTTATGGTGGGTATACCCAATGAGTTATTGGCACCACTTGCTAGCAGTGTTACTGTTGCTGAGAACTGGGTGTCTAAAAATGTGTCATCCTACATATCCAGAAACGGCGTCGATATCAG GTATGTGGCTGTGGGCAATGAACCTTTCCTCAAAACCTACAAAGACACTTTCCTGCAAACCACATTTCCAGCTCTCCAAAACATCCAAGCAGCCCTGATAAAAGCAGGGCTAGGGAGACAAGTGAAGGTGACAATTCCCCTAAACGCAGACGTTTACCAGACTGACAGCGGCCTCCCATCCGGAGGCAACTTCCGGTCCGACATCCACACCCTCATGATGTCCATCTTGAAGTTTCTCAGTGACAATGATGGTGCCCTCACCATCAACATCTACCCTTTCCTCAGCCTCCAAGCTGACCCCGACTTCCCCAAAGAGTATGCCTTCTTCAACAACACTTCGAAGCCCGTTGTCGATGGCTCCATCTCATACACCAATGTGCTTGATGCCAACTTTGACACCTGCATTGCTGCCCTTGAAAAGAATGGCTTCTCCTCATTGCCGGTCATCGTTGGGGAGGTTGGATGGCCAACGGATGGTGACCCTAATGCTAACATAGAAGACGCCCGGCGGTTCAATCAAGGCCTTGTGAGCCGCATACTTGCAGGGCAAGGCAGCCCAAAGAGGTCAACCCCACCTGACATTTACATCTTTGGGCTCATAGATGAAGATGCCAAAAGCATCCAACCTGGGAATTTTGAGAGGCATTGGGGGGTGTTCAATTTTGATGGCTCAATCAAATACTCACTGGATATTGGTCGTGGAAAAGCCTTGGTACCAGCAAAAGGGGTGCACTATTTGGCCAGGCAATGGTGCATAATGGCACCAGATGCAAGCCCTTCAGACCCCAATTTGGTTCAGAGCATCAACTATGCTTGCTCTTATGCAGATTGCACAAGCCTTGGATATGGCTCATCTTGTGGCATGCTTGATGCTAGAAGCAATGCCTCTTATGCTTTCAACATGTACTACCAAACCATGGATCAGCGCAAAGGTGCTTGTGAATTCTCCAATCTCTCTGTCACCACAACTACGGATCCATCTCCAACTCAAAATGGTCAGAATCGTTCGTGCCGATTCGAGATCATGATTGATCTGGGAAAGCATGAAAAGCCTCGACGATCACCGGCTGCCGGATTAAGGGAGCACAATTCCCACATAGTTGTGATGGTGTTACTTGTCCTTGTCCTAGTGTCCACATTGATGATCTAA
- the LOC18769367 gene encoding alpha-aminoadipic semialdehyde synthase — protein MLGNGVVGILSESVNKWERRAPLTPSHCARLLHSGRDRTGVARIIVQPSTKRIHHDAMYEDIGCEISEDLSQCGLILGIKQPKLEMILPDRAYAFFSHTHKAQKENMPLLDKILAERVSLYDYELIVGDQGKRVLAFGKYAGRAGFIDFLRGLGQRYLSLGYSTPFLSLGASYMYTSLAAAKAAVISVGEEIATLGLPSGICPLVFVFTGSGNVSSGAQEIFKLLPHTFVDPSRLPELSGTDKDAAQPTRSSKRVFHIYGCVVTSKDMVQHKDSTRAFDKADYYAHPEHYNPVFHERIAPYASVIVNCMYWEKRFPRLLSTKQFQDLMRKGCKLIGISDITCDIGGSIEFVNQTTSIDSPFFRYDPVNDSYHHDMDGAGLICQAVDILPTEFAKEASQHFGDILSQFVGNLASTRDITKIPAHLTRACITHGGVLTSLYEYITRMRKSGSEEILKSPSKHQSNKKYNILVSLSGHLFDQFLINEALDIIEAAGGSFHLVKCDVGQCSNSMSFSELEVGADDRAVLDQIIDSLTSLANPNENYDLKQEKNKISLRIGKVQESPMKENGTKRKVGVLIIGAGRVCQPAAEMLASISEMSSQKWCKTCLEDDFEEKNDVQVTVASLYLKDAEEITEGIPNTRAVQLDVTDTGSLHKYISEAELVISLLPAFCHITVANACIELKRHLVTASYVDDSMSKLDEKAKSAGITILGEMGLDPGIDHMMAMKMINQAHVRKGKVRSFTSYCGGLPSPAAANNPLAYKFSWSPAGAIRAGRNPATYKSRGEIVQVDGMNLYDSAVKQRIPNLPAFALECLPNRNSLVYGELYGIGHEASTVFRGTLRYEGFGEIMGTLSRIGLFESDPHPLLKDGKRPTFRKFLSELLKIESEDLDGPLIGEKVIHERIIKLGYCKDQETALRAAKTITFLGLHDQKEIPASCRSAFDVSCLLMEDRLAYSSTEQDMVLLHHEVEVEFPDGLREKHSGTLLEFGQTKNGKMITAMAFTVGIPAAIGALLILGNKVKTRGVLRPIEPEVYVPAMDIIQAYGIKVMEKIE, from the exons atgcttgGAAATGGGGTGGTGGGGATTTTGTCAGAGTCAGTGAACAAGTGGGAGAGAAGAGCACCTTTGACTCCATCTCACTGTGCTAGGCTTCTCCACAGTGGGAGAGACAGAACTGGGGTTGCCCGCATCATAGTGCAGCCCTCCACAAAGCGCATCCACCATGATGCAATGTATGAGGATATTGGGTGTGAAATCTCTGAGGATTTATCCCAATGCGGCCTCATCCTCGGCATCAAACAGCCCAAG CTGGAGATGATTCTTCCTGATAGAGCCTATGCATTTTTTTCTCATACTCACAAGGCTCAGAAGGAAAACATGCCACTCTTAGACAAG ATCCTAGCTGAAAGGGTGTCTCTCTATGATTACGAGCTTATCGTGGGGGATCAGGGGAAAAGAGTACTTGCATTTGGAAAGTATGCTGGTAGAGCTGGATTTATCGACTTCCTGCGCGGGTTAGGACAGA GGTACTTAAGTCTTGGATATTCAACACCGTTCCTCTCGTTGGGTGCATCTTATATGTATACGTCCTTGGCTGCTGCCAAGGCTGCAGTGATTTCCGTGGGTGAAGAGATAGCAACTCTGGGACTACCATCAGGAATCTGCCCTCTGGTCTTTGTCTTCACCGGTTCAGGAAACG TTTCTTCTGGCGCGCAAGAGATATTTAAGCTTCTTCCTCATACTTTTGTggatcctagcagacttccaGAGCTATCTGGGACG gACAAGGATGCTGCTCAACCCACAAGATCATCGAAAAGGGTCTTCCACATATATGGTTGTGTTGTGACTAGTAAAGACATGGTTCAACACAAAGATTCCACAAGAGCATTTGACAAA GCTGACTATTATGCACATCCAGAACACTACAACCCTGTTTTCCATGAAAGAATAGCCCCTTATGCATCTGTAATTG TGAATTGCATGTATTGGGAGAAAAGATTTCCTCGCTTACTGAGTACCAAGCAGTTTCAAGATTTAATGAGGAAAGGATGTAAGCTTATTGGAATCTCTGATATAACTTGTGATATAGGGGGATCTATAGAATTTGTCAACCAAACCACGTCCATTGACTCACCCTTCTTCAG ATATGATCCTGTGAATGATTCTTACCATCACGACATGGATGGGGCTGGCTTGATATGTCAAGCTGTGGACATTCTTCCAACAGAATTTGCAAAAGAG gCTTCCCAACATTTTGGAGACATATTGTCCCAATTTGTTGGTAATTTGGCTTCTACAAGAGACATCACAAAGATACCTGCACACTTGACGAGAGCTTGCATAACCCATGGAGGAGTACTTACCTCATTGTATGAATACATTACACGTATGAGAAAATCTGGCTCAGA AGAAATATTAAAAAGTCCTTCTAAGCACCAATCTAACAAGAAGTATAACATATTA GTATCTCTCAGTGGTCACCTATTTGATCAATTTCTGATAAATGAGGCCTTAGATATTATTGAAGCTGCAGGTGGCTCCTTTCATTTGGTTAAGTGTGACGTGGGTCAATGTTCTAATTCTATGTCATTCTCAGAGCTTGAA GTGGGTGCAGATGATAGGGCAGTTCTGGATCAAATTATCGACTCCTTAACTTCTCTTGCTAATCCAAACGAAAATTATGATTTaaagcaagaaaaaaataagatttCTCTTAGGATTGGTAAAGTCCAGGAGAGTCCTATGAAGGAAAATGGCACGAAAAGAAAGGTTGGGGTTCTTATAATTGGCGCAGGCCGGGTATGCCAACCAGCTGCTGAGATGTTAGCATCAATTAGCGAAATGTCATCCCAGAAATGGTGTAAAACATGCCTGGAAGATGATtttgaagagaagaatgatgTGCAAGTTACTGTTGCATCTCTCTATCTAAAGGATGCTGAAGAG ATTACTGAAGGTATTCCAAATACAAGAGCAGTTCAACTTGATGTGACGGATACCGGCAGTCTTCATAAGTATATATCAGAG GCTGAACTTGTTATAAGTTTACTGCCAGCTTTTTGCCACATTACTGTAGCAAATGCATGTATTGAG CTTAAAAGGCATCTTGTCACTGCTAGCTATGTTGATGATTCAATGTCAAAGCTAGATGAAAAGGCAAAGAGTGCCGGTATTACGATTCTTGGTGAGATGGGCTTGGACCCTGGGATAG ATCATATGATGGCAATGAAGATGATCAACCAAGCGCATGTCCGTAAGGGGAAAGTCCGGTCTTTCACCTCGTATTGTGGTGGACTCCCATCCCCAGCTGCAGCAAACAATCCATTAGCGTACAAATTCAG TTGGAGTCCTGCAGGAGCTATTCGAGCTGGGCGCAATCCTGCCACGTACAAGTCTAGGGGTGAAATTGTACAAGTTGATG GAATGAATCTCTATGATTCAGCTGTGAAACAACGGATTCCCAACCTACCAGCTTTCGCACTGGAATGCCTCCCAAATCGTAACTCACTAGTTTATGGGGAATTGTATGGAATAGGACATGAAGCTTCAACCGTCTTTCGTGGAACCTTGCGCTATGAAG GGTTTGGAGAAATAATGGGGACACTCTCAAGAATTGGTTTATTCGAATCCGATCCTCATCCACTTCTCAAGGATGGAAAGAGACCCACATTCAGGAAATTTTTGTCTGAGCTTCTCAAAATCGAAAGTGAAGATCTGGATGGACCTTTGATAGGAGAGAAAGTCATCCATGAAAGGATTATCAAGCTTGGATACTGCAAAGATCAAGAAACTGCATTGAGGGCAGCCAAGACCATAAC ATTTTTGGGACTTCATGATCAGAAAGAAATCCCTGCCTCCTGCCGAAGTGCATTTGATGTGAGTTGTCTCCTCATGGAAGACAGATTAGCGTACTCCAGCACAGAACAG GATATGGTGCTTTTGCATCATGAAGTAGAGGTTGAGTTCCCAGATGGACTTAGAGAGAAGCATTCAGGCACTTTACTGGAATTTGGGCAGACTAAGAATGGTAAAATGATCACCGCCATGGCTTTCACGGTTGGCATCCCGGCAGCCATTGGAGCTCTG CTCATACTTGGAAACAAGGTCAAAACAAGAGGGGTCTTGAGGCCTATTGAACCAGAAGTATATGTCCCAG CCATGGATATAATACAAGCTTATGGCATCAAGGTAATGGAGAAGATCGAGTGA
- the LOC18769034 gene encoding uncharacterized protein LOC18769034, with product MLFLKKQGGLRFFTNLKHQTLLHRHQFTEAMAAHLYNHGSYKGFQGRAQWPQSHFSRDHSCKYATFPGKIRNTRNTRLGRNFFVKGCFKSQHHHHQSHSSSIKRHSNAFENPNAQLVRDLELDLRSSDAIGLASSNGCQERGSHTGIPPHSLPDDKVVVAVDVDEVLGNFVSALNRFIADRYSSHHSVSEYHVYEFFKIWNCSRDEADVRVHEFFKTSYFKTGIHPLPGAQETIHKLSGFCDLSVVTSRQNAIKDHTIQWIEKHFPGLFQEIHFGNHFALDGESRPKSEICRSLGAKVLIDDNPRYALECAEAGIRVLLFDYENSYPWCKTESIIQHPLVTKVHNWEAVEKHLMTWIIS from the exons ATgttgtttttgaaaaagcaAGGCGGCTTGCGCTTCTTCACAAACTTAAAGCACCAAACTTTACTTCATCGTCATCAGTTTACAGAGGCTATGGCTGCTCATTTGTATAACCATGGTAGCTACAAAGGGTTTCAAGGCCGAGCTCAATGGCCGCAATCCCATTTCTCCAGAGACCACTCTTGCAAGTATGCAACTTTCCCTGGGAAAATCAGGAATACGAGGAACACACGTCTTGGCCGCAATTTTTTCGTAAAAGGGTGCTTCAAATCACAGCATCACCACCATCAGTCTCATAGCAGTAGCATAAAGCGTCACAGCAATGCCTTTGAGAATCCCAATGCTCAATTGGTCCGTGATCTTGAATTGGACCTCCGCAGCTCTGATGCCATTGGATTGGCCTCCTCTAATGGTTGCCAGGAGCGTGGAAGCCATACTGGAATCCCTCCCCATTCTTTGCCCGATGATAAAGTCGTCGTTGCTGTTGATGTGGATGAGG TGTTGGGAAACTTTGTGTCGGCTCTCAACAGGTTTATTGCTGATCgttactcctcccaccattcAGTTTCAGAGTACCATGTCTATGAGTTCTTCAAG ATATGGAACTGTTCTCGTGATGAAG CCGATGTTCGTGTGCATGAGTTCTTTAAAACATCATATTTCAAGACCGGGATCCACCCACTCCCAGGTGCTCAGGAGACAATTCATAAGTTGTCAGGATTTTGTGACCTGTCAGTTGTGAC GTCTAGACAGAATGCAATTAAGGACCACACAATTCAATGGATTGAAAAACATTTTCCAGGACTGTTTCAGGAGATTCACTTTGGCAACCACTTTGCTTTAGATGGAGAGTCTAGGCCTAAGTCAGAAATATGCAG GTCCTTGGGAGCAAAGGTTCTAATTGATGACAATCCAAGATATGCGCTTGAATGTGCTGAGGCTGGGATCAGGGTTCTTCTTTTTGATTATGAGAACTCATATCCGTGGTGCAAGACTGAGTCAATTATTCAGCACCCCCTGGTCACCAAGGTCCATAACTGGGAAGCAGTGGAGAAGCACTTAATGACATGGattatttcatag